From Cronobacter turicensis z3032, the proteins below share one genomic window:
- the glnQ gene encoding Glutamine transport ATP-binding protein glnQ, which produces MIHVKNLHKHFGASHVLRGISCDIKPEEVVCVIGPSGSGKSTFLRCLNALEMAEEGDILVNGFAVHDRNADVNQLRAGVGMVFQRFNLFPHMTVLENLIMAPMSLKSMKRAQAVTLAEGLLAKVGLSDKRDAWPASLSGGQQQRVAIARALAMNPSVMLFDEPTSALDPELVGEVLAVMKNLAEEGMTMVIVTHEMGFAREVADRVIFIDGGVIQEEGPPVQLFTAPQNPRTAAFLSKVL; this is translated from the coding sequence GTGATTCACGTTAAAAATTTGCACAAGCATTTCGGCGCAAGCCACGTTCTGCGCGGCATCAGCTGTGACATTAAACCAGAAGAAGTGGTCTGCGTGATTGGCCCTTCCGGCTCCGGCAAAAGCACTTTTTTGCGCTGCCTTAACGCGCTGGAGATGGCAGAAGAGGGCGACATCCTGGTTAACGGTTTTGCGGTGCATGACCGCAACGCCGATGTGAACCAGCTGCGCGCGGGCGTCGGGATGGTGTTCCAGCGCTTTAATCTCTTCCCGCACATGACGGTGCTGGAAAATCTCATCATGGCGCCGATGAGCCTGAAGAGCATGAAACGCGCGCAGGCGGTGACGCTCGCCGAAGGGCTGTTGGCCAAAGTGGGCCTTAGCGATAAGCGCGACGCATGGCCTGCGAGCCTCTCTGGCGGCCAGCAGCAGCGTGTGGCGATTGCCCGGGCGCTGGCGATGAACCCGTCGGTCATGCTCTTTGATGAGCCGACCTCCGCGCTGGACCCGGAGCTGGTCGGCGAAGTGCTGGCGGTAATGAAAAATCTTGCCGAAGAGGGCATGACGATGGTTATCGTTACCCACGAGATGGGATTTGCGCGCGAAGTCGCCGACCGGGTGATATTTATCGACGGCGGCGTGATTCAGGAAGAAGGCCCGCCTGTACAGCTTTTTACCGCCCCGCAAAACCCGCGTACTGCGGCTTTTCTCAGCAAAGTTCTCTGA
- the hisJ gene encoding Histidine-binding protein, whose translation MKCIKMRVAIMVKSLLKAGLLMAALAGSAFAAQETYVVGAGGTYRPFEFENSQKELEGFDIDIIKAIAKAENFNVKLVNTPWEGIFATLGSGDRDILVSGITITDKRKQMVDFSAPYFPAEQSIVVPADSKVNSLAALKNEKVGVVNSSTGDIVVSDVLGKNNTAIKRFDNTPLMLQELFEDGVSAAVGDVGVVKYYIKQHPEKQFKLVPDAKFERQYFGIAVAKGNDELRNKINAGLAKIVADGTYAKIYKAWFDDNVPTLPAQ comes from the coding sequence ATTAAGTGCATAAAAATGAGGGTTGCGATCATGGTAAAATCTTTACTCAAGGCCGGTTTGTTAATGGCAGCCCTCGCGGGCAGCGCGTTTGCGGCGCAGGAAACCTATGTTGTCGGCGCAGGCGGCACCTATCGTCCGTTTGAATTCGAAAACAGCCAGAAAGAGCTGGAAGGTTTCGATATCGACATTATTAAAGCCATCGCCAAAGCGGAAAACTTCAACGTGAAGCTGGTGAACACGCCGTGGGAAGGGATTTTCGCGACACTCGGTTCCGGCGATCGCGACATTCTTGTCTCCGGCATCACCATCACCGATAAGCGTAAGCAGATGGTGGATTTCTCTGCGCCTTACTTCCCGGCTGAACAGTCGATTGTTGTGCCTGCAGATTCAAAAGTGAATTCCCTTGCCGCGCTGAAAAATGAAAAGGTCGGCGTCGTGAACTCCAGCACCGGGGATATCGTGGTCTCTGACGTGCTTGGCAAAAACAACACGGCCATCAAGCGTTTCGACAATACGCCGCTGATGCTTCAGGAGCTGTTTGAAGATGGCGTCAGCGCCGCCGTGGGCGATGTGGGCGTGGTGAAGTACTACATCAAACAGCATCCGGAAAAACAGTTCAAACTGGTGCCGGATGCGAAGTTTGAACGCCAGTATTTCGGTATCGCGGTAGCGAAAGGCAATGACGAACTGCGCAATAAAATCAACGCGGGCCTCGCGAAAATCGTCGCTGACGGCACCTACGCGAAAATCTACAAAGCCTGGTTTGACGACAACGTGCCGACGCTACCTGCGCAGTAA
- the mltB gene encoding Membrane-bound lytic murein transglycosylase B, with amino-acid sequence MLKRRYVALLPLMMALAACSSKPKSQSATTQTAGASQGGFLLQPQHDMLLPTGDFTGNPAAENFINMMVSKHGFNRQQLQEVFSQTKRLDYVLRLMDRQAPTTQPAPGPNGAWLRYRNKFITPDNVQNGVAFWNQYQDALNRAWQVYGVPPEIVVGIIGVETRWGRVMGKTRIIDALATLAFNYPRRADYFAAELETFLLMSRDEGDDPLALKGSFAGAMGYGQFMPSSYKEYAVDFNGDGHINLWDPEDAIGSVAHYFQQHGWVKGDLVAVPANGQAPQLENGFKTKYSVGQLAAAGLTPQQPIGDHTEASLLRLDIGSGYQYWYGLPNFYAITRYNHSTHYAMAVWQLGQAVALARVQ; translated from the coding sequence ATGTTAAAGCGTCGCTATGTCGCCCTGTTGCCGCTGATGATGGCGCTTGCCGCCTGCAGCAGCAAGCCGAAGTCTCAATCCGCTACCACCCAGACCGCAGGCGCAAGCCAGGGCGGCTTCCTGCTCCAGCCGCAGCACGATATGCTGTTACCGACCGGGGACTTTACCGGCAACCCGGCGGCGGAAAACTTCATCAATATGATGGTCAGCAAGCACGGGTTTAACCGTCAGCAACTCCAGGAAGTATTCTCACAGACGAAAAGGCTCGATTACGTGCTGCGTCTGATGGATCGCCAGGCGCCGACCACCCAGCCTGCGCCGGGGCCGAACGGCGCCTGGCTGCGCTATCGCAATAAATTTATTACGCCGGACAATGTGCAAAACGGCGTGGCGTTCTGGAACCAGTACCAGGACGCGCTTAACCGCGCCTGGCAGGTCTATGGCGTGCCGCCGGAAATCGTGGTTGGCATTATCGGCGTGGAGACCCGCTGGGGCCGCGTGATGGGTAAAACCCGTATTATCGACGCGCTGGCGACGCTTGCCTTTAACTACCCGCGCCGCGCCGACTATTTTGCCGCCGAGCTCGAAACGTTCCTGCTGATGTCGCGCGATGAAGGCGATGATCCGCTGGCGCTCAAGGGATCATTCGCAGGCGCGATGGGCTACGGCCAGTTTATGCCGTCTTCTTATAAAGAGTATGCGGTCGACTTTAACGGCGACGGGCATATCAATCTGTGGGATCCGGAAGACGCTATTGGCAGCGTCGCGCACTACTTCCAGCAACACGGCTGGGTGAAGGGCGATCTGGTGGCCGTGCCAGCCAACGGTCAGGCGCCGCAGCTTGAGAACGGTTTTAAAACCAAATACAGCGTCGGCCAGCTGGCGGCGGCAGGCTTAACGCCGCAGCAGCCGATCGGCGATCACACCGAAGCGAGCCTTCTGCGCCTTGATATCGGCAGCGGCTACCAGTACTGGTACGGCCTGCCAAACTTCTACGCTATTACGCGCTATAACCATAGTACGCATTACGCCATGGCGGTCTGGCAGCTCGGCCAGGCGGTGGCGCTCGCCCGGGTGCAGTAA
- the ygaD gene encoding Protein ygaD, with the protein MPATLKNRCGMPGVTFTIGAVMTDNELMQLSQQLGAALKAQGATVTTAESCTGGWVAKVITDIAGSSAWFERGFVTYSNEAKEQLIGVDGATLAAHGAVSEPVVRQMAQGALNAAAASYAVSVSGIAGPDGGSADKPVGTVWFGFADNQGRVEARMQRFDGNRDSVRRQATAFALQTLWQHFIQNT; encoded by the coding sequence CTGCCTGCAACGCTTAAAAATCGCTGTGGGATGCCTGGGGTTACGTTTACAATCGGAGCCGTCATGACAGATAACGAATTAATGCAGTTAAGTCAGCAGCTTGGCGCTGCGTTAAAAGCGCAGGGCGCGACCGTGACGACGGCGGAATCCTGCACCGGCGGCTGGGTGGCGAAAGTCATTACCGATATCGCCGGCAGTTCCGCCTGGTTTGAACGCGGCTTCGTGACCTACAGTAATGAGGCCAAAGAACAACTTATCGGCGTGGACGGCGCCACGCTCGCGGCGCATGGCGCCGTCAGCGAACCGGTCGTGAGACAAATGGCGCAGGGCGCGCTGAATGCCGCCGCGGCCTCTTACGCCGTCTCCGTTAGCGGTATCGCCGGGCCTGATGGCGGCAGCGCTGACAAGCCCGTCGGCACCGTCTGGTTTGGCTTTGCCGACAACCAGGGAAGGGTCGAGGCACGCATGCAACGCTTTGATGGAAATCGAGATTCTGTGCGCCGTCAGGCGACCGCGTTTGCGCTGCAAACCTTGTGGCAACATTTTATACAAAACACTTGA
- the recA gene encoding Protein recA — protein sequence MAIDENKQKALAAALGQIEKQFGKGSIMRLGEDRTMDVETISTGSLSLDIALGAGGLPMGRIVEIYGPESSGKTTLTLQVIAAAQRAGKTCAFIDAEHALDPVYARKLGVDIDNLLCSQPDTGEQALEICDALARSGAVDVLVVDSVAALTPKAEIEGEIGDSHMGLAARMMSQAMRKLAGNLKNSNTLLIFINQIRMKIGVMFGNPETTTGGNALKFYASVRLDIRRIGAVKEGEEVVGSETRVKVVKNKVAAPFKQAEFQILYGEGINFYGELVDLGVKHKLIEKAGAWYSYNGEKIGQGKANATNFLKENKPMADEIEKKLREMLLNNQDATPDFTVDDNDGGVEETNEEF from the coding sequence ATGGCTATCGACGAAAACAAGCAGAAGGCGTTGGCGGCAGCACTCGGCCAGATTGAAAAGCAATTCGGCAAAGGCTCCATCATGCGTTTGGGTGAAGATCGCACCATGGATGTGGAAACGATCTCCACCGGCTCTCTCTCCCTGGATATCGCGCTGGGAGCGGGCGGTCTGCCGATGGGGCGTATCGTGGAAATTTACGGCCCGGAATCTTCAGGTAAAACCACGCTGACGCTGCAGGTTATCGCCGCGGCGCAGCGTGCCGGTAAAACCTGTGCGTTTATCGACGCCGAGCACGCGCTCGATCCTGTCTACGCCCGTAAACTCGGCGTAGATATCGATAACCTGCTCTGCTCTCAGCCGGACACCGGCGAGCAGGCGCTGGAAATCTGTGACGCGCTGGCGCGCTCCGGCGCGGTTGACGTGCTGGTTGTCGACTCCGTTGCGGCCCTGACGCCGAAAGCGGAAATCGAAGGCGAAATCGGTGACTCTCACATGGGCCTCGCGGCACGTATGATGAGCCAGGCGATGCGTAAGCTGGCCGGTAACCTGAAAAACTCTAACACCCTGCTTATCTTCATCAACCAGATCCGTATGAAGATTGGCGTGATGTTTGGTAACCCGGAAACCACGACCGGCGGTAACGCGCTGAAATTCTACGCTTCTGTCCGTCTCGACATCCGCCGTATCGGCGCGGTGAAAGAGGGCGAAGAAGTGGTAGGCAGCGAAACCCGCGTGAAAGTAGTGAAAAACAAAGTCGCTGCGCCGTTCAAACAGGCTGAATTCCAGATCCTCTACGGTGAAGGTATCAACTTCTATGGCGAGCTGGTTGACCTTGGCGTGAAGCACAAGCTGATTGAAAAAGCGGGCGCCTGGTACAGCTACAACGGCGAGAAGATCGGTCAGGGTAAAGCGAACGCGACCAACTTCCTCAAAGAGAACAAGCCGATGGCTGACGAAATTGAGAAGAAGCTGCGCGAAATGCTGCTCAACAATCAGGACGCTACGCCTGACTTCACCGTCGATGATAACGACGGCGGTGTTGAAGAAACCAACGAAGAGTTTTAA